TCACCGCCATGCGAGTCTTTTAAAGTCaggtttaaaacaaataaaaagaatggCAAAGGTGACTGGACAAATGAGAGAGCTGAGTTTTAGAGTGCCTATTCGAATAGAAATGGAAGCAGTGGTGCGTTGGTGAGTCAAAGGCGCAgaaagggataaaaaaaaaaactcagtcaCTGTGAGGATCAGCATGTGGTAGTGCGTGTGTTGGAGCAAATGCAGCGCTGGGTTTGAACATGATGTGAAGGGCACATTGTTATTAAAGACAGAGTAGTCTGATTTGAAATATTTATGAAattcaacacattttaaaagcacGGGTTTACCAAATGCATTTGTAGATGAATAAGATGCCAGCACAGAGCAAGAAGTGGACAGAAAGCTTTTGATGGTGATAAATTATTTCACAGTGGGTCCAAATGAGCACACGTTCGTTCATGTTTGTAGGTTTCAGGAGCGGCTGAAGGACTGCAGTGGTCacgctcaaaaaacaaaaaggaatgcAGGAAAAACATCTGAAGAAAGAAAGTAATGATGTTCAGCAGAGATCTGTCAAGTGAAATtataaaacaaagcacacataaaagccatcttttcttttgtcAAATAGTGGTTGGATAGTTTTCAGATGAATATGTGTGATACACATACAGGGGGATTTGGGTTTGTTtcgcagccacaggacctgggggTACCTTGCAGTCGTTAAGTCAACCATgagctcctctgtataccaaagtgttCTTGAGTCAAATATATCTGTGTtcgacagctaaagcttggttgAAATTGGGTTGTGCAACAGGATGATGATCCAATGCAAAAGCAGCAAATGTACAacacaatgactgaaaaagaaaagaatagaggcgactgaaatgctgtgaataaacaaatgaacCCACACTGAACTGAAGACTGAGCCAAAATTTCCCCACAGCGacgtgagagactgataaattCATAAAGAAAGCTTTAACTTCacgttattgctgctaaaggtgattATTATTTTCAATTACATCTTAacacataacatttaaaaattgaaattgggagtactttctttttcatgacTGTACCTGAAACATTTAATATGAGCACAGAGTTTAAGGTAAGTACTTTCTGAGAGGTTCTACCAAACACCAGAGGTGCGATGTCACAAAACAAGGTCATCTGCGCTGTTGAGACATTTTTGTATTCACACTTCATGAAAATTGTCCCATAGCATCTTTCCCTAAATCCAAGTCCTTTATAAAAATGATTTGTAGTAGAAACTCCAGAAGTCGTTattgtgtcattattttaattgtCTCCTCGTTGTTGTAAGTGGTTTACTGAAAGGAGCacctgtgtgtgcatgagagcTCTCAGCGGGTCTCTCTCCAATAAGTGAGAGTACGATAAAATAATGTTGTTCGACATTATTATGAGACGTGAAGTGTGCCTGCTGAGCTATTTCCACATTTACAATCTGGAAGCATTTTAAATCAACCTAAATCTGAACTTAGAAACGCAGCATTTAGATTAATTTACTGACTTATTAAACCTGTCTATATATTGAAGTCTGTCAGCCAAATTCCCAGACTTGAATAGAGCCTAGTCCAAAACTAACCCAGTGAAGAACTCCACTGGAGAGACTGACTTACTGACTCTGGAAACTGAGGCTGGAACTTCTAAACTGGTCTAGAATtgaagtttctttttatttcacctAAAAAATTGGGGGTAATATAAAATTTTcactgattttcacatttgatatgacaTTGACCCAATTTCCACTCATGTTAAATCAGCTCGAGCTGTCATTGGTACCTACAATCACACAAAATTTCAAACGATATACTTGAGACTGTGGACACTAGactgctaacaaacaaacaaacggacAAACACACtaacaaaaccaattacatgcAAAACTCCCAAAGTAACTTGGTGGAAATGTCTGATTTAAAGATTAaacgtgctgcctgctgtaacccctaatttccctcgggatgaataaagtattctgattctgattctgattctgataaactCTGAGGGCTATATCTCGGTTAAAGTAAGCCCCTGACAGTAATTTACTTATAGCAGAGCTTTTATTCCAAGGCAACTGCAGTAAGTTAAAAGTAGGAAGACAAATCAAGTCATATTAAGAAACCAATCCTGACCTCAAACTGCGTACAATTAACACATCTACCAAACCAAACTTGGCACATTCCTGTCCAAAAAGGCCTGGTCTGGCTTTGCACTTGCTGGGTCCAAACCAGGTCTGGATGAGAggcaagaaataaaaataaactaaacacaaacacatcttcAAACACAGCTCGCTTGCAAGCACTGCATGTTTCATGTTTAGAGGTCACAGGGCAGTTACTGCTGCACACCTGAACTTAGCTTTATTACCTACACCGTGAAATGGGCTGATTAACACGTATATCAGCTTCACATAACACAAAATACTcgaccctgctgctgctgcatgtgTACGCTGACAAACAGGCCAAGAtgctgtcttgatgcatgctcagtcatccaggacgTAGCATTTCCAGTGCGAGAAACGACTGAAGAAGTGACTAAATGtatctcccactgaaaactttTTAGGAGGCGAAAATGCTGCGTCACAGCTGCTCGCAACAACAAGTCCCAATGTAACCCCTGAGTATAGATAATGGCCACATGATGCCAAAAAATGGAGTGAGGAGCTGGTGAAAAACGTCTTTGTGTTTCCTGGTGAATCAAACCGTtatttcaaactatttttttaaagatcaaaCATAGCAAAAAGTTCTGTGGTCTCCTAAATGTTACACCCCTGTCCAGACCCTGAAATACTAATTAGAGTTGAACACCCTGTGTGCTGCGCTCTGTGCCTGCACGCCACACTGAGGAAACCGTTTCCCTTATTTTGAGTAAAAATTCAAAGCATGTTGTTCCAGTTTCTCAGAAATTTAAATTTGTTGTAGCTGTCCTTTTTATGCAGCTTATATTTtggtttattatgtttttaaaaaaatcacaggtGATGCTTTTCACTGAGCTACATTTTTGCCATATTAACTGTTTAAAGCCTGAACTATCAaataattctttctttttttaattcaacattTATTGAACCTcctgacttaaaaaaaagatatatagaTTAACATATAAATTAATTTGTTACATATTTGTTACATCTggccttttatttctttttcttttgcaatttATTGCCTAAAAATGTGGTGAGATATTTATTCCCGTTTTTcaatgtatcaaatatgatacactaTGAGTTAAGGAGTTAAAGGTATCCTCTCTTTGGCATCACACAGATCAATCAGTGACTTAAATCAGTCTGATGCTTGAGCTTCTGGCTCACAGAAACTACTTGTATACATGCCCCCACCAAAGAGGTGACAGTGTTCAGTGTCCTTATAACAGGTTTTGGCGACTGGGGATCAGACTGCCCCTCCTGTACATGGTGGGCTTATGAGGGACTGGGTGCATGTTACTCTTTCTGGCTACAGGGTGGGACCAAGGCAACTCTACCCTGGGGAGGATTAACAGATCCCTTGTTCTTCCCTTTATAGGGGTTTTCTGAATAGCTCTTGTCTGACCCCTCACTCAGAAGCAGTTTTGCTTGGGAGACCCTTCCAGCGGTAAATTGGCCCTCACAATATATCTCCTGGCATTACACAGGCGCACAGACCCCTTCATCATGACATGGTGGAGGGATATCTGGATCCTAGTTATCcatctgactaggatgcctACTGGGTGCCTCCCAGGTGAGGTTTTTCAGGCCTTTCCTACTGGGAGAGGACCTTGGGGAAAAACCAGAATACATCAGAGAGATTAGATCCTTCAGCAGGCTTGGGAAGCCTTGTTGTCTCCTTGGAAGAATTGAGTTGGCTGCCCCCACTATTCAGACCCAGACCTAAGAAAGTGgctatggatggatggatggatgataggACGACAATAATTTGGTATAACTTTGAGTACTTGAATGTCCAAATGTGCCTTTAAACCAAAGCGATAAAGTCAACGTGAGCCataatctctttttaaaacctgGTAGGAGCTCAGAGTTGTATAACTTTGAGCATGAGGTGCAAAATACAGTCAAGATCTACAAACTTTTAGTCAGCAGGAGAAAACATATCATTTTACAGTCAGAGGCATATCTGCCAAGTCTGCCCATGAGTTTGGAGATTACTACACACACCATCAGCCAGGACAGTGTGCTACCAACCCACCTCCCAGCAGCCAAGTTTTAATTAGTTCATACCACTTCTCATTTTAGTCTCTCACCAGGAGCCAAGTACACGAAGTACAAATGACACAAAGTTGTCCTCCAGACAGAAGGAGGGTGTAAATGTACAAGTCACAGTACTGTCATGACTTACTGGGCTGTCTTCAGCTTAACTAGCATCACATGTATGACAGGAAACAGGCCTAATTCAGTTATTTGTGAGGCATAAATCAAGCCTCCATGAAGAATAAATAATGTGACCTTAATACTGCTTTCAGTAGAATTTAATCTGATTCTTTTTAGCAGATTGTTTCATATATGCAGTCAGGTGAAGAGTAAAGTGTGTTATTAATGTTTCCATGGGAATTTAGAGGGTATGCAAAAGCCAGGTGCTGCTCATCAAAAGCAGTTTTAGACCAGTTTGCTAGTCTGGAGTATTCAGTTGTGTGTTAAGACAATGCCGCAGTCGTCCCAGGACTAGACACTTCAAATTCACCCCAAGTTACGCCGTGCAATATTCAGAGAAACTACAACTATGTTGATGTTACAGTGAACGATGGCTAACACGTCTGGAGTAGCAAGATTTACTGCTGTGGAAACACTGAATCCCAAAGTGATGATGGAGATGAGTGGGATTAACTTGTTTTTGCATCAAAATGATTCAAACATATAAATGAAATACATTAAATCACGTAAAATATCTGTTATTGatgataaacacaaagagaaacattAAAGAAACCATAAACATCCCTGTTTAAACCATAATGGGCTCATAGATAATCCCTCTTGGTCCCTAAAATAACTCAGTGAATACATGAATTCAATAATGTATAATTATGGCTCATTCTTTACAACAAATACTTTTGGTATTTGTAGTTTAAAAATCAGAAGAGTTTCCTCAGCACTGCTTCTTGTGCATGCATTTATGGTGCAGAGGCCTATATTATGTGGTGACTAGACTACCTTCATATTTTTAATATGCGAGTTCACCAGCTCACAGAAAATAAATCCACATGGAGTATATTGGACAGGAGGCGATATGAACCCTGCCAAATACTTAAGATTGATGGGAAACTATGAAGGAAAAGCTCCACCTAGTGGAGTGAAGTGTAACTTTTTTCCTTCTGCTTTTTATATTCCTGCAGCAAAAAGACTCACACATCCCATTCAGCTAAAAGGAAGAATATGTCAGGATTTTTCCCATATAGAAAACAGGTTTTGGGCATTTCCCCTTTAGGAGTTTCAGAAGAACTgtggtaaaaatattttaagcattttaaagtaaaaattattttagttaAGGTAACACACATGTGGACTAATTGTCCCCCAAAGTCCTGTTTTGAGCCAGACCTTCACGTGAACTGACCGTGGAAAGCAGAGAAcacaagacataaaaacaaaacaggtttttaatcaatattttattctgaaaggatCGATCTAAGGTTATAAGCAGTttataaaagtttattttcacaTCATCTACTGCTGCTACAGTTTATGCACACAAGGCATAATGAAATCCATGCACATTTGCCAACATAATCCACAACTAACATTTCACACTTTACATTCCCTGTTCGAGCTCAtcgtgtgtttttctttagagGTAAATACTACGTGATTATAATTTTACACATTCATGGATCCTGAACCACATTCTCCCTCTTGTGCACACTTCTAACGTGTCTGCCGAGAGACTCCATCCATTTGAAGGATTTGCCACAGCAGTTACACACAAAGCGTTTCCCCTCGGTGTGGatcgtctggtgtctgttcagAGCGCTCGTCGTGATGAAGGTCTTGCTGCATATTTCACACCTGTACGGCCTCTCTCCCGTGTGAGTCCTGATGTGAGCTGCCAGGTGGGAGCAGTTACTGAAGCGTTTTTCACAGACGGAGCAGCTGTAGGGTTTGTCTTTGCCCTCCTCGTTGCCgtggaggtggtggtgatggtggtaaTGGTGGAAATGTAAGGCTTGGTCCTGCAGACTGGCTTTCAGACTGGAAGGAGAGGAGATGAAGTCTTTGATGTCTGACTCGAGGGCTTCGAGCTGGTCAGCATCGTGACCCATCCAGAAGTCCCTGTGGCTCTTCTGCTGCTCCTCCTTTTTGACCTCTGAAGTCTCTGGATGCTCCTCATCCATCTGCCCCAGGCTGCTgcctccatcctcctcctcttcctcgcaCTGCTCAGGCTCGGCCTCAGGCTCAGAAGCATCCACTGCAGGGTctgactgaagaggaggaggaggagaaggacggTGGCGGTGATAGGTTTGCTGCAGCAGCTGGGCTGCAAGACATTTGTCTGATGGAGGCTCTGAGCAAAAGACAAAAGACGCCGGAGTTATTCATTTTTAACTCAATATACAGacattataaggaaaagctgcacGGGTTTGGCTATAAAGCGGGTTTAATTCAAACCTACCTGCCTTGAGAAGCTTCAGCTCCAATCTGAGACGGCTGATTTCCAGATCTTTTGAACGACAGAGCTCCTCTTTGTATTCGGCTATTGTCTTTTCAACCGCTCCAAATATCTCCTCCGCGGCCACCATCAGCCTCTCGCTCAGAAAAGCTTTCAGTGAATGCATCCTGGACATTTAGACGGGAGGCTGCCAGCTCTCGGTGGCTCCTGAACACGTATTTGTGCGGGTCCGTGAACGTCACGCTTGGATTGTAAACACGGACATGAAACTAGTGAGGTGAGAAATGTGCAACACGAGAAAACAGCGCCACCTTCTGGCGTGGAGGACAAGAATAAACGTTACGCCttgatgataaaataaaaaaatattctttacTATGATTTCTGTTCTa
The DNA window shown above is from Astatotilapia calliptera chromosome 11, fAstCal1.2, whole genome shotgun sequence and carries:
- the LOC113032271 gene encoding zinc finger protein 391-like produces the protein MSRMHSLKAFLSERLMVAAEEIFGAVEKTIAEYKEELCRSKDLEISRLRLELKLLKAEPPSDKCLAAQLLQQTYHRHRPSPPPPLQSDPAVDASEPEAEPEQCEEEEEDGGSSLGQMDEEHPETSEVKKEEQQKSHRDFWMGHDADQLEALESDIKDFISSPSSLKASLQDQALHFHHYHHHHHLHGNEEGKDKPYSCSVCEKRFSNCSHLAAHIRTHTGERPYRCEICSKTFITTSALNRHQTIHTEGKRFVCNCCGKSFKWMESLGRHVRSVHKRENVVQDP